From one Cyanobacterium stanieri PCC 7202 genomic stretch:
- a CDS encoding hypothetical protein (KEGG: cyc:PCC7424_0174 hypothetical protein~SPTR: Putative uncharacterized protein) encodes MNNLLFFAVAGEFPVYFVAVYVLGFIAAVTIGSIAWYNSKRPVGWEDAQKPDFLPDVEVDAEDKDKE; translated from the coding sequence ATGAATAATTTATTATTTTTCGCCGTAGCAGGAGAATTTCCCGTTTATTTCGTAGCTGTTTATGTGCTTGGTTTTATTGCCGCCGTTACCATCGGCTCTATTGCTTGGTATAATTCCAAGCGTCCTGTGGGTTGGGAAGATGCCCAAAAACCTGATTTTCTCCCTGATGTGGAAGTGGATGCTGAGGACAAGGATAAGGAATAG
- a CDS encoding 3-phosphoshikimate 1-carboxyvinyltransferase (PFAM: EPSP synthase (3-phosphoshikimate 1-carboxyvinyltransferase)~TIGRFAM: 3-phosphoshikimate 1-carboxyvinyltransferase~COGs: COG0128 5-enolpyruvylshikimate-3-phosphate synthase~InterPro IPR006264:IPR016228:IPR001986~KEGG: cyh:Cyan8802_1066 3-phosphoshikimate 1-carboxyvinyltransferase~PFAM: EPSP synthase (3-phosphoshikimate 1-carboxyvinyltransferase)~SPTR: 3-phosphoshikimate 1-carboxyvinyltransferase;~TIGRFAM: 3-phosphoshikimate 1-carboxyvinyltransferase) → MFGDVDFTVIKLIKTPQEDQLVIEHNGDGLKGTISIPGDKSISHRALMLGAIASGQTTIEGLLLGEDPRSTAKCFQAMGATISELNTEKVIVEGIGTQGLQEPTDILDAGNSGTTMRLMLGLLASQPGKFFTVTGDNSLRSRPMSRVVKPLQQMGALIYGRKDNQNAPLAVVGQNLKPIHYHSPIASAQVKSCILLAGLMSEGKTTVTEPALSRDHSERMLRAFGAKLDIDPDTNSVTIEGKTPLIGQKVIVPGDISSAAFWLVAGAIAPNSDLLIENVGVNPTRVGILEALQMMGADITLENQREAAGEPVADLRVKSSKLKGCTIAGDIIPRLIDEVPILAVAACFAEGTTKIKDAEELRVKESDRLAVMALELGKMGAKISEFPDGLEITGGNPLSGADVDSFTDHRIAMSLAIAALMAKGQTTIHRADAASISYPTFVDTLQALT, encoded by the coding sequence ATGTTCGGAGATGTTGATTTTACTGTGATTAAACTGATTAAAACTCCCCAAGAAGACCAGTTGGTAATTGAGCATAATGGCGATGGTTTGAAGGGTACTATTTCTATCCCGGGGGATAAGTCGATTTCCCATCGTGCCTTGATGTTAGGGGCGATCGCCTCTGGACAAACCACCATCGAAGGATTATTATTAGGAGAAGATCCCCGCAGTACGGCAAAATGTTTTCAGGCCATGGGGGCAACCATATCAGAGTTAAACACAGAAAAAGTAATTGTCGAAGGCATTGGCACTCAAGGATTACAAGAACCCACGGACATCCTTGATGCGGGTAATTCGGGAACTACCATGCGCCTGATGTTGGGCTTGTTGGCATCCCAACCGGGTAAATTTTTCACGGTGACGGGGGATAATTCCCTACGCTCTCGCCCCATGTCTCGGGTGGTTAAACCTTTACAACAGATGGGGGCTTTAATCTACGGTAGAAAGGACAATCAAAACGCTCCCTTGGCGGTGGTTGGACAAAATTTAAAACCCATCCATTACCACTCCCCCATCGCCAGCGCTCAGGTAAAATCCTGTATTTTGTTGGCAGGGTTGATGAGTGAGGGGAAAACCACCGTTACCGAACCTGCTCTATCACGGGATCACAGCGAAAGGATGTTACGGGCTTTTGGGGCAAAATTGGACATTGACCCTGACACTAATAGCGTTACCATTGAAGGTAAAACTCCCCTCATCGGGCAAAAGGTAATTGTACCGGGGGATATAAGCTCGGCGGCTTTTTGGCTGGTGGCAGGGGCGATCGCACCTAATTCGGATTTATTGATTGAAAATGTGGGGGTAAACCCTACCCGTGTGGGCATTTTGGAGGCTTTGCAGATGATGGGGGCTGATATTACCCTCGAAAATCAACGGGAAGCGGCAGGAGAACCCGTGGCAGATTTACGGGTAAAATCGAGTAAATTAAAGGGTTGTACCATCGCAGGGGATATAATTCCCCGTCTCATTGATGAGGTGCCTATTTTGGCGGTGGCGGCTTGTTTTGCCGAAGGTACTACCAAAATTAAGGATGCAGAGGAGTTGAGGGTAAAAGAGAGCGATCGCCTTGCGGTGATGGCGTTAGAATTGGGTAAAATGGGGGCAAAAATTAGCGAATTTCCTGATGGTTTAGAAATTACTGGGGGAAATCCTCTCAGTGGTGCTGATGTAGATAGTTTTACCGACCATCGTATTGCTATGAGTTTGGCGATCGCCGCCTTGATGGCAAAAGGACAAACCACCATCCACCGCGCCGATGCGGCTTCCATTTCTTATCCCACCTTTGTGGACACCTTACAGGCATTAACCTAA
- a CDS encoding twitching motility protein (PFAM: Type II/IV secretion system protein~TIGRFAM: pilus retraction protein PilT~COGs: COG2805 Tfp pilus assembly protein pilus retraction ATPase PilT~InterPro IPR006321:IPR001482~KEGG: cyh:Cyan8802_3324 twitching motility protein~PFAM: type II secretion system protein E~SPTR: Twitching motility protein;~TIGRFAM: twitching motility protein), whose translation MSNSADRPKKPLPLPPLVPPDNNQSSKVKEDEDDQTRVSLGKMPFPSRSTSNDIQRDMIDIGNRKPLSLDDDLDDEDDSESVTQINPSSKVPPLGNSRVGLGNGSTSPRTPGGIPPRGATVPRSTPEPTGVKRGAPIGRSPLNPPMPSKSEYVPLTPPAVRAPGQPSLEELIKMAYDEGYSDVHLGVGELVRMRDRGEILTLDQYPEIDNNTFMSWLQEILRPEDIQKFKKELEFDGATQYEFARVRINVFDTLRGHALVLRLIPLKILSIEQLKLPPIFKDVCEAHKGLVLITGPTGSGKSTTLAAMIDYINAEQNKHIITIEDPIEFVHKSRKSLIKQREVGVNTLKFDNALKASLREDPDIILVGEMRDKETVNTALKAAQTGHLVMGTLHTNSAVKTLERIFTLYTAEEQPAIRSAIAESLVSIIAQGLCRTTDGKRAAYHDILINTETVKDYILSNKYDEITVLMDEGEFDGMITMNKSLFNLYQEGRITEEIALEKSPVRNEMAMMLRGRI comes from the coding sequence ATGAGCAATTCAGCAGATAGACCAAAAAAACCCTTACCATTGCCTCCCCTCGTACCTCCCGACAACAATCAAAGCTCAAAAGTTAAGGAAGACGAAGACGATCAAACCCGAGTTAGTTTAGGAAAAATGCCTTTTCCATCCCGTAGTACGTCCAACGATATACAAAGGGATATGATTGATATTGGTAACAGAAAACCTCTTTCCTTGGATGATGATTTGGATGATGAGGATGATTCGGAAAGCGTAACTCAAATTAATCCCTCTAGTAAAGTTCCTCCTTTGGGTAATAGTAGAGTTGGTTTGGGTAATGGTAGTACCAGCCCACGTACTCCTGGGGGTATTCCTCCTCGAGGGGCTACAGTACCTCGTAGCACACCTGAACCCACGGGAGTAAAACGAGGGGCGCCCATTGGTCGATCGCCCTTAAACCCTCCTATGCCTTCCAAGTCTGAGTATGTACCCCTTACCCCTCCTGCGGTCAGAGCGCCAGGGCAACCTTCCTTAGAAGAATTGATCAAGATGGCCTATGATGAGGGATACTCCGATGTACATTTGGGGGTGGGTGAATTGGTGCGTATGCGCGATCGTGGGGAAATTCTTACCCTAGATCAATATCCTGAAATTGATAATAATACCTTCATGAGTTGGTTACAGGAAATTTTGCGCCCTGAAGACATCCAAAAATTTAAAAAGGAGTTAGAGTTTGACGGGGCGACTCAATATGAGTTTGCAAGGGTCAGGATTAACGTGTTTGACACCTTAAGGGGTCATGCGTTGGTATTGCGTTTGATTCCCTTGAAGATTTTGAGCATCGAACAATTAAAATTGCCCCCTATTTTCAAGGATGTGTGTGAAGCTCACAAGGGTTTAGTTTTGATTACAGGGCCGACGGGTTCTGGTAAATCCACCACCTTGGCGGCGATGATTGATTATATCAATGCCGAACAAAATAAACATATTATTACCATTGAGGATCCCATTGAATTTGTCCATAAAAGTCGTAAGTCTTTGATTAAGCAACGGGAGGTAGGGGTTAATACTCTCAAGTTTGACAATGCCCTCAAGGCCTCTTTACGGGAAGATCCTGACATTATTCTCGTGGGTGAGATGAGGGACAAGGAAACGGTGAATACTGCCCTGAAGGCCGCCCAAACAGGTCACTTGGTGATGGGTACATTACACACCAATAGCGCGGTGAAAACTTTGGAACGTATTTTCACTTTATATACAGCCGAGGAACAACCTGCCATTAGAAGTGCGATCGCCGAATCCTTAGTGAGTATCATTGCCCAAGGTTTATGTCGTACCACCGATGGTAAACGTGCCGCCTACCATGACATTTTGATTAATACTGAAACCGTCAAAGATTATATTTTGAGTAATAAATATGATGAAATTACGGTGTTGATGGATGAGGGAGAGTTTGATGGTATGATTACCATGAATAAATCCTTGTTTAATCTTTATCAAGAGGGTCGTATCACTGAAGAAATAGCCCTCGAAAAATCCCCTGTACGTAATGAAATGGCGATGATGCTACGGGGCAGAATTTAA
- a CDS encoding hypothetical protein (PFAM: Protein of unknown function (DUF455)~KEGG: mar:MAE_19790 hypothetical protein~SPTR: Putative uncharacterized protein), producing the protein MTVAYPRKLRNTMSARDILKRVVGDRQIHLITLNRYRYNEQRSCKDLTNLIETLNGKPKELVQDLSHHVADEARHAYWLTDLLIELDADIDTPPGMSYINEFERLIDEPDNMEDAVIDAIAAINVTEKRGCEYFSAHIKALKEAPETEENIKIRTTIEKIFPEEAGHVRWGNRWLGKIAAESPQKKAKVAQAKRKYAAIEHAAYECGMDILAGAELRRLSNLLEISKTMPIWEQTTYLMEKLPQTIFDPQLQLTRIDAAQRAWKRSPQDFMDKFIPMFFQGIKNN; encoded by the coding sequence ATGACCGTTGCTTATCCCCGTAAATTGCGTAATACAATGTCCGCCCGAGACATTCTCAAAAGGGTAGTGGGCGATCGCCAAATTCACCTCATCACCCTCAATCGTTACCGTTATAATGAGCAAAGAAGTTGTAAAGACTTAACCAACCTCATCGAAACCCTCAACGGAAAACCGAAAGAATTAGTCCAAGATTTATCCCACCATGTAGCCGATGAAGCAAGACACGCCTACTGGTTAACCGATTTACTTATCGAATTAGATGCCGATATTGATACTCCCCCCGGTATGTCTTATATCAATGAATTTGAGCGATTAATTGATGAACCTGATAATATGGAAGATGCCGTAATAGATGCGATCGCCGCTATCAATGTCACCGAAAAAAGGGGCTGTGAATACTTTAGCGCCCATATCAAAGCCTTAAAAGAAGCTCCAGAAACCGAAGAAAACATCAAAATCAGAACTACTATCGAAAAGATTTTCCCCGAAGAAGCAGGTCATGTAAGATGGGGAAATCGTTGGTTAGGCAAAATTGCCGCCGAAAGTCCTCAAAAAAAAGCGAAAGTAGCACAAGCCAAACGTAAATATGCCGCCATCGAACACGCTGCCTATGAATGCGGAATGGATATTTTGGCAGGAGCGGAATTACGTCGTTTAAGTAACCTGCTTGAGATTAGTAAAACCATGCCTATCTGGGAACAAACCACCTACTTGATGGAGAAATTACCACAAACCATATTTGACCCCCAATTGCAACTTACCCGCATAGATGCCGCCCAAAGGGCATGGAAAAGAAGTCCTCAAGACTTTATGGACAAATTTATTCCCATGTTTTTCCAAGGCATTAAGAATAACTGA
- a CDS encoding 6-phosphogluconate dehydrogenase (decarboxylating) (PFAM: 6-phosphogluconate dehydrogenase, C-terminal domain; NAD binding domain of 6-phosphogluconate dehydrogenase~TIGRFAM: 6-phosphogluconate dehydrogenase (decarboxylating)~COGs: COG0362 6-phosphogluconate dehydrogenase~InterProIPR006113:IPR006115:IPR006114:IPR006184:IPR 006183~KEGG: syn:sll0329 6-phosphogluconate dehydrogenase~PFAM: 6-phosphogluconate dehydrogenase domain-containing protein; 6-phosphogluconate dehydrogenase NAD-binding~PRIAM: Phosphogluconate dehydrogenase (decarboxylating)~SPTR: 6-phosphogluconate dehydrogenase, decarboxylating;~TIGRFAM: 6-phosphogluconate dehydrogenase, decarboxylating): MTKRTFGVIGLAVMGENLALNVESRGFPIAVYNRSPDKTENFMATRAKGKDIKAAYSLEEFVQILERPRKILVMVKAGGPVDAVIQQLKPLLQEGDMIIDGGNSLYNDTERRTQELEATGLGFMGMGVSGGEEGALNGPSLMPGGTQSAYAELEPILTKIAAQVDDGPCVTYIGPGGAGHYVKMVHNGIEYGDMQLIAEAYDLLKNGLGLSNDRLHEVFSDWNKTEELDSFLIDITANIFPKKDPDTGIHLIDLILDAAGQKGTGRWTVVSSLELAVPIPTIYAAVNARVISGFKEQRIKASQELKAVTSAFNGDVESFIPKIRDALYCSKMCSYAQGMALIAKASEEFNFNINLPEVARIWKGGCIIKAGFLGKINKAFSDNPDLANLLLAPEFKQSILDRQQAWRDVLMMATSMGIPAPAFNASLDYFDSYRSERLPQNLTQAQRDYFGAHTYERTDKPRGEFFHTEWMDG; the protein is encoded by the coding sequence ATGACTAAAAGAACCTTTGGAGTAATTGGACTAGCCGTAATGGGTGAAAACCTAGCTCTTAATGTAGAAAGTAGGGGTTTTCCCATTGCTGTGTATAACCGTAGCCCTGATAAAACCGAAAATTTCATGGCTACTAGGGCAAAAGGAAAAGACATCAAAGCCGCCTATTCCCTAGAGGAATTTGTGCAAATCCTCGAGCGCCCCCGCAAAATTTTGGTGATGGTAAAAGCAGGGGGCCCAGTGGATGCCGTCATTCAACAATTAAAACCCCTCCTCCAAGAAGGAGACATGATCATTGATGGCGGTAACTCCCTTTATAATGACACCGAAAGACGTACCCAAGAATTAGAAGCCACAGGTTTAGGCTTTATGGGTATGGGTGTAAGTGGTGGAGAAGAAGGGGCGCTTAATGGCCCTTCTCTCATGCCGGGGGGTACTCAATCCGCTTACGCAGAGTTAGAACCTATCCTCACCAAAATCGCCGCCCAAGTAGATGATGGGCCTTGTGTAACTTATATAGGACCGGGGGGCGCCGGGCATTATGTGAAAATGGTACATAATGGCATCGAATATGGTGATATGCAGTTAATCGCCGAAGCCTATGATTTACTCAAAAATGGTTTAGGTTTGAGCAATGACAGACTCCATGAAGTATTTAGCGACTGGAATAAAACCGAGGAGTTAGATTCCTTCCTCATCGATATTACCGCCAATATCTTCCCCAAAAAAGATCCTGACACTGGAATACACCTCATTGATTTAATCCTAGATGCGGCAGGGCAAAAGGGTACGGGGCGCTGGACTGTGGTAAGCTCATTAGAATTAGCTGTACCTATTCCCACCATCTATGCGGCGGTAAATGCTAGGGTAATTTCAGGTTTTAAGGAGCAAAGAATCAAAGCATCTCAAGAATTAAAAGCCGTAACCTCTGCCTTTAATGGAGACGTGGAGAGTTTTATTCCCAAAATTCGGGATGCCCTATATTGTTCTAAAATGTGTTCCTATGCCCAAGGTATGGCATTAATTGCCAAGGCATCGGAGGAGTTTAACTTTAATATTAATCTCCCTGAAGTAGCCCGAATCTGGAAAGGAGGTTGTATTATCAAGGCTGGATTTTTAGGCAAAATCAATAAGGCTTTTTCTGATAATCCTGATTTAGCTAATCTACTTCTTGCCCCTGAGTTTAAACAAAGTATCTTAGATCGTCAACAGGCATGGCGAGATGTGTTGATGATGGCGACATCCATGGGTATTCCTGCCCCTGCGTTTAACGCTTCTCTTGATTATTTTGATAGTTATCGCAGTGAAAGATTACCTCAAAATTTAACCCAAGCCCAAAGGGATTATTTTGGAGCGCATACCTATGAGCGCACCGATAAACCCCGTGGAGAATTTTTCCACACCGAATGGATGGATGGTTAA
- a CDS encoding protein of unknown function UPF0157 (PFAM: Uncharacterised protein family (UPF0157)~KEGG: gwc:GWCH70_1602 protein of unknown function UPF0157~SPTR: Putative uncharacterized protein): MQKVNLFLPSQSYLKKIKALFEYHSRKIIRLIPTANIEHIGATSVPGLLTKGDLDLQVSVSAQEFNQAVIVLSKEYSDHQLENWTTSFASFKVEEHCEIPVGIQLVIEYSESDIFAKSRDLLIAQPEKITEFNKLKQFYADEGICSYMKHKAEFFEKLLATL, encoded by the coding sequence ATGCAAAAAGTAAATCTTTTTCTTCCTTCACAAAGCTATCTTAAGAAAATAAAAGCACTATTTGAATATCATTCCAGAAAAATTATACGTCTAATTCCCACCGCAAACATTGAACATATCGGAGCAACTTCTGTTCCTGGTTTACTGACAAAAGGAGATTTAGATTTACAAGTATCAGTGTCGGCTCAAGAATTTAATCAAGCAGTTATTGTCTTGAGTAAAGAATATTCTGATCATCAACTTGAAAACTGGACCACATCATTCGCTAGTTTTAAAGTTGAGGAACATTGTGAAATACCAGTGGGTATTCAGTTGGTAATTGAGTATTCAGAAAGCGATATTTTTGCTAAAAGCCGAGATTTGCTGATTGCACAGCCAGAAAAGATAACAGAATTTAATAAGCTCAAACAATTTTATGCAGATGAGGGCATCTGTAGCTATATGAAGCATAAAGCAGAATTTTTTGAGAAACTTCTAGCTACTTTGTAA
- a CDS encoding Exodeoxyribonuclease I subunit D (TIGRFAM: exonuclease SbcD~COGs: COG0420 DNA repair exonuclease~InterPro IPR004593:IPR004843~KEGG: cyh:Cyan8802_2129 nuclease SbcCD, D subunit~PFAM: metallophosphoesterase~SPTR: Nuclease SbcCD, D subunit;~TIGRFAM: nuclease SbcCD, D subunit) produces MKILHLSDIHLGSSFTHGKTNPETGLNTRCEDFIHSLSICIDRAIKESVDLVLFGGDAFPDSTPAPYLQSAFASEFRRLGEVGIPTVLLVGNHDQYSQGVGGASLSIYHSLGVPKVTVGERLETHVISTKSGNIQVITLPWLTRSVLVTREETHGLSMEQINQLLIQKVEVALEGEIRGLDASMPTILLAHLMAERAQIGAERYLAVGKGFQIPLSLLIRPELDFVALGHVHRHQNLNPRNNPPVVYPGSIERVDFSEEKEEKGYVLIDIDPQKGVEWEFCVLPARPFCTIEVDVSHSDDPLAEILEAIASNPIEDAVVRLMYRVRSEQLEAIKNKAIAQALASAHTYTIRANLVSSENRRRLPELGVGKNLDPYSALSTYLENREDIQDIAEDMLAAAESLLAEIS; encoded by the coding sequence ATGAAAATATTACATTTAAGCGATATTCATTTGGGCAGTAGTTTCACCCATGGTAAAACTAATCCAGAAACGGGATTAAATACCCGTTGTGAAGATTTTATTCATAGTTTATCGATTTGTATTGATCGAGCGATTAAAGAATCGGTGGATTTAGTTTTATTTGGTGGTGATGCTTTTCCTGACAGTACCCCCGCCCCTTATTTACAGTCGGCTTTTGCCTCGGAGTTTCGCCGTTTGGGGGAGGTGGGTATTCCTACGGTGTTGTTGGTGGGAAACCATGATCAATATAGCCAGGGTGTGGGGGGTGCTAGTTTATCTATTTACCATAGTTTAGGAGTTCCCAAGGTGACGGTGGGAGAAAGGTTAGAAACCCATGTTATATCGACAAAAAGCGGTAATATACAGGTAATTACCCTCCCTTGGCTAACTCGTTCGGTGTTGGTTACTCGGGAGGAAACCCATGGTTTGTCCATGGAGCAAATTAATCAGCTTTTGATTCAAAAGGTGGAGGTGGCTTTGGAGGGGGAAATTAGGGGTTTAGATGCTTCTATGCCAACTATTTTACTAGCTCATCTCATGGCAGAAAGGGCGCAGATAGGGGCAGAGCGTTATTTGGCAGTGGGCAAGGGTTTTCAAATTCCTTTGTCTTTGTTGATTCGTCCTGAATTAGATTTTGTGGCTTTGGGCCATGTTCATCGTCATCAAAATTTGAACCCGAGGAATAATCCTCCTGTGGTTTATCCGGGTAGTATTGAACGGGTAGATTTTTCGGAGGAAAAAGAGGAAAAGGGTTATGTTTTGATCGATATTGATCCACAAAAAGGGGTTGAGTGGGAGTTTTGTGTGCTTCCTGCCCGTCCTTTTTGTACCATTGAGGTGGATGTGAGTCACAGTGATGATCCTTTGGCAGAAATTTTAGAGGCGATCGCCTCTAACCCCATTGAGGATGCGGTGGTAAGATTGATGTATAGGGTGCGATCAGAACAACTAGAAGCTATCAAAAATAAGGCGATTGCCCAAGCCTTGGCATCGGCACACACTTACACCATACGGGCAAATCTTGTCAGTAGCGAAAATCGTCGTCGTCTCCCTGAGTTGGGGGTGGGTAAAAATTTGGATCCCTACAGCGCCCTATCTACTTACCTAGAAAACCGAGAAGACATCCAAGACATTGCCGAGGATATGTTGGCAGCCGCCGAGAGTCTTTTGGCAGAAATTTCTTAA
- a CDS encoding Methyltransferase type 11 (PFAM: Methyltransferase domain~COGs: COG2226 Methylase involved in ubiquinone/menaquinone biosynthesis~InterPro IPR013216~KEGG: mar:MAE_06390 methyltransferase~PFAM: Methyltransferase type 11~SPTR: Methyltransferase), whose translation MIDRILEPEVMDSEEEALEYDSMDFREVNQDFALGASQLASSNSLILDLGTGTARIPILLSDLLPECHIRAIDLAPSMLTIAQKNVDLANKKEQIKLELADSKNLNFADNSFDLVISNSLVHHIPQPIHLFREIDRVVKPEGKVFIRDLLRPSSRQQIIDLVAQANLDYSPRQKQLFEDSLHAALTIDEVKMMIDELEWHQVEIYQSSPRHWTLARY comes from the coding sequence ATGATCGATCGCATCCTAGAACCAGAAGTAATGGACAGTGAAGAAGAAGCCCTCGAGTATGATTCCATGGATTTTAGGGAAGTTAATCAAGATTTTGCCCTTGGGGCTAGTCAGTTGGCCTCTTCAAATAGTTTAATTTTAGACCTTGGTACAGGTACTGCCAGAATACCTATTCTCCTCTCTGATTTGCTTCCTGAGTGTCATATAAGGGCGATCGATTTAGCTCCTTCAATGTTAACAATTGCTCAAAAAAATGTTGATTTAGCTAATAAAAAAGAACAAATAAAATTAGAATTAGCTGATAGTAAAAACTTAAATTTTGCAGATAATTCTTTCGATTTGGTCATCTCCAATAGTCTAGTCCATCACATACCCCAACCCATCCATTTGTTTCGAGAAATTGATCGAGTAGTAAAACCAGAGGGCAAAGTTTTTATTCGAGACTTATTACGCCCTTCATCGAGACAACAAATTATCGATTTAGTAGCCCAAGCTAATTTGGATTATAGCCCTCGACAAAAACAATTATTTGAAGATTCCCTTCATGCGGCGCTGACCATAGACGAAGTAAAAATGATGATTGATGAGCTAGAATGGCATCAAGTCGAAATTTATCAATCTTCCCCCAGACACTGGACATTAGCAAGATATTAG
- a CDS encoding metallophosphoesterase (PFAM: Calcineurin-like phosphoesterase~COGs: COG1409 phosphohydrolase~InterPro IPR013622:IPR004843~KEGG: amr:AM1_B0124 phosphodiesterase, putative~PFAM: metallophosphoesterase~SPTR: Phosphodiesterase, putative) encodes MTKPLTLIQISDAHLLPDSTQYLRGENPWYNLQRVLEQVKSHSPDGLLLTGDLADGGSAIAYKNLQKAMAEFDCPIYWLHGNHDDINQLKCILTPSQPLGYQTINLGSWRLLLLDSVLISAKFGEGYLPEVQLQWLEKELQQHPHKPTIITLHHHPIPTGIDWVDQIGVKNGTDLVRLLDSFSQVRFVLFGHIHHALHHRHSHIDFFGCPSTFSQVIPPKPSLNDHLPGFRLIHLWNDGHFHTQVERINQ; translated from the coding sequence ATGACAAAACCCCTCACTCTCATTCAAATCAGTGATGCGCACTTATTACCTGATTCCACACAATACCTGCGGGGAGAGAACCCTTGGTATAACTTACAAAGGGTATTAGAACAAGTGAAAAGCCATTCCCCAGATGGATTGTTGCTCACAGGAGACTTGGCAGACGGAGGAAGTGCGATCGCCTATAAAAACCTACAAAAAGCCATGGCAGAGTTTGATTGCCCTATTTATTGGTTACATGGCAACCACGATGATATTAATCAACTCAAATGTATTTTAACCCCATCCCAACCCTTGGGTTATCAAACCATTAACTTAGGTAGTTGGCGACTATTATTACTAGACTCAGTATTAATCAGTGCAAAATTTGGTGAGGGTTATCTGCCAGAAGTTCAACTGCAATGGTTAGAAAAAGAATTACAACAACACCCCCACAAACCCACCATCATCACCCTTCATCATCATCCTATCCCCACAGGTATCGATTGGGTAGATCAAATTGGAGTCAAAAACGGTACTGATTTAGTTCGTTTACTAGATTCATTTTCTCAGGTGCGCTTCGTCCTATTTGGGCATATTCACCACGCACTCCACCATCGCCATTCTCATATAGACTTTTTTGGTTGCCCTTCTACCTTCTCTCAAGTCATTCCTCCTAAACCTTCCCTTAATGATCATTTACCAGGTTTCCGTCTTATTCATTTATGGAATGATGGTCATTTTCATACCCAAGTTGAAAGGATTAATCAATAG